In Drosophila simulans strain w501 chromosome 3R, Prin_Dsim_3.1, whole genome shotgun sequence, a single window of DNA contains:
- the LOC6729165 gene encoding neprilysin-4, which produces MASQPLGLLLGAILLSICAIDASVPHPLAANYSIDILRLAKAAHIKAYMGDEKEQACNNFYNYACANWPRLHPARKSKTRTNYLEELQELYIRKSADMLKSATRGAENSADRQLKYFYGSCRLQTNDTRSALNTLQNVTDFRGGWPEIRVASWYQYEYDWLQVVANLKRKLGVDIFIGLEVILDYKEEKMHRLKIGAPQFPMSRRHYLHTHFAGTREIYERSIENKLKLYFPEQSEHWRQEVASQVVQIEQQLAKGLPHNPALTLAQTTRQRTAAEMKTAYGSYVDVTRYLQLIFNDNLYMDLYETPEDYMSNLVDVIRETPKLQLANYTMWKALEALDIARVPTSQRADIWCVQLAQQFFPHQLESLFHRNYNHMQMINELQSTWSDIKRVFREDLQASERLLWLTLETRQKAITKLEALKLHFRTHDDNKLIRQMHGLNLNMDRFYPNLVSVLQWKTQRGLAKLMSEPVAEDEVHKLPHYEIQKNRIQVPITFLQARFFWDPAYPNGLKYATLGVLLARQMLHGFDGVGRRYDAYGYKNNWWDHTSESSYSRRTQCFQEQYAIFVEYKGKPVQDKDLLRRIVADNGALDIAYRAYQQWLKNAAETPVIYQRERLPLLDHDHNQIFYLGYAQLYCTDYPESVERFDELPEQLRVNTALSNSQQFANAYGCSREEKLNARFKCTLY; this is translated from the coding sequence ATGGCCTCTCAACCGCTTGGACTCCTGCTGGGAGCCATCCTGCTTTCCATATGCGCAATCGATGCTTCAGTGCCTCATCCTTTGGCGGCCAACTATTCGATAGACATCCTGCGACTGGCCAAGGCTGCTCACATCAAGGCCTATATGGGCGATGAGAAGGAGCAGGCTTGCAATAATTTCTACAACTATGCTTGCGCCAATTGGCCGCGTTTGCATCCCGCTCGAAAGTCGAAGACGCGCACCAACTACCTGGAGGAACTCCAGGAGCTATATATCCGTAAGAGCGCAGATATGCTCAAGAGTGCGACCAGAGGAGCTGAGAACAGTGCCGATCGTCAGTTGAAGTACTTCTATGGCTCGTGCCGCCTTCAAACAAACGACACGCGATCCGCATTGAATACCCTGCAAAATGTGACGGATTTCCGAGGCGGTTGGCCGGAGATTCGTGTGGCGTCCTGGTATCAGTACGAGTACGATTGGCTGCAGGTGGTGGCCAATTTAAAACGCAAGCTGGGCGTGGACATCTTCATCGGACTGGAAGTGATACTCGACTACAAGGAGGAGAAGATGCATCGCCTGAAGATCGGTGCTCCACAGTTTCCCATGTCACGGCGTCACTACTTGCATACCCACTTCGCAGGCACTCGGGAAATCTATGAGCGTTCGATCGAAAATAAGCTGAAACTGTATTTCCCGGAACAATCGGAACACTGGAGGCAGGAGGTGGCCAGTCAAGTCGTCCAAATagagcagcagctggccaaggGATTGCCCCACAATCCAGCCCTCACCTTGGCGCAAACCACTCGTCAAAGGACCGCCGCTGAGATGAAGACTGCCTATGGTAGCTATGTGGATGTGACCCGGTATCTGCAATTGATTTTCAACGACAACCTGTACATGGATTTGTATGAGACACCGGAGGATTACATGTCCAATTTGGTGGATGTGATAAGGGAAACACCCAAGCTGCAGCTGGCCAACTATACCATGTGGAAGGCCTTGGAAGCGTTGGATATCGCCCGAGTGCCAACGTCCCAGAGAGCGGATATTTGGTGTGTCCAGCTGGCTCAGCAATTCTTTCCGCATCAGCTGGAGAGTCTGTTCCATCGCAACTACAACCACATGCAGATGATCAATGAGTTGCAATCGACGTGGTCGGACATCAAGCGTGTCTTTCGCGAGGATCTGCAGGCCTCGGAGCGTTTACTCTGGCTAACATTGGAGACCAGGCAAAAGGCCATCACCAAACTGGAGGCTTTGAAGCTGCACTTCCGGACCCACGACGACAACAAGTTGATTCGCCAGATGCACGGACTTAATCTGAACATGGATCGCTTTTATCCGAACTTGGTCAGTGTTCTCCAGTGGAAGACACAACGCGGTTTGGCCAAGTTGATGAGCGAACCGGTGGCCGAAGATGAAGTGCACAAGCTGCCGCACTACGAGATCCAGAAGAATCGCATACAAGTGCCGATTACTTTCCTGCAGGCAAGATTCTTCTGGGATCCCGCCTATCCCAATGGCTTGAAGTACGCCACCTTGGGTGTTCTCCTCGCTCGCCAAATGCTCCACGGATTTGATGGCGTTGGAAGGCGTTACGATGCCTATGGTTACAAGAACAACTGGTGGGATCACACCTCGGAGAGTTCATACTCTCGACGTACCCAGTGTTTCCAGGAGCAGTACGCCATCTTTGTGGAATACAAGGGTAAGCCGGTGCAGGATAAGGATCTGCTGCGTAGAATTGTAGCCGATAACGGAGCCCTGGACATCGCCTATCGCGCCTACCAACAATGGCTGAAGAATGCGGCCGAAACACCGGTTATATATCAAAGGGAACGTCTGCCACTCCTGGATCATGACCACAATCAGATCTTCTATCTGGGCTATGCGCAGCTGTACTGCACCGACTATCCGGAATCTGTGGAGCGATTTGATGAGCTTCCCGAGCAGCTGCGGGTTAACACGGCGCTATCCAATTCGCAACAGTTCGCCAATGCCTACGGCTGCTCCAGGGAGGAAAAGCTGAACGCCCGCTTTAAGTGCACTCTCTACTAA
- the LOC27208527 gene encoding uncharacterized protein LOC27208527, which produces MLPIKFFLFLVLLIIHNTCGLIDYPNYDSHSPVLRNIRSGVDTSKQSISFTDLNVKESSDDAKTYDNNPMNPFFISLSVPVLKTLAKKKP; this is translated from the exons atgctacCTATA AAATTCTTTCTGTTCCTTGTGCTTTTGATCATCCATAACACGTGCGGCCTTATAGATTATCCTAACTATGATAGTCATTCGCCAGTCCTAAGAAATATCCGTTCGGGTGTAGATACATCCAAGCAGTCGATTTCTTTCACGGATTTGAATGTCAAGGAATCATCAGATGACGCAAAAACTTATGATAATAACCCTATGAACCCATTTTTTATAAGTCTTAGTGTACCCGTACTAAAAACGCTCGCTAAAAAGAAACCATAG
- the LOC6729166 gene encoding uncharacterized protein LOC6729166, with protein sequence MIRVTTCLLVFVFFVLYIHQNHAATKVLYEFHIREANQQRDEMGEFKDTSEESDAEPELIITGKRTSSYVFPAKENNYVYVETANYVADNNGYHVKYNITLDTVELDRRLSGQALKTTAG encoded by the exons ATGATCAGAGTTACTACG tGCCTGTTGGTGTTCGTATTCTTTGTCTTGTACATCCATCAAAATCATGCCGCCACCAAAGTGCTTTACGAATTTCA CATCAGGGAAGCCAACCAGCAGCGCGATGAAATGGGGGAGTTCAAGGATACGTCCGAGGAATCTGACGCGGAACCCGAACTGATCATCACGGGCAAACGAACCTCTTCGTACGTTTTTCCCGCCAAGGAGAACAACTATGTGTACGTAGAAACGGCCAACTATGTGGCGGATAACAATGGCTATCATGTCAAGTACAACATCACCTTGGATACCGTGGAGCTTGACCGTCGCCTCAGCGGACAAGCACTTAAGACCACCGCTGGTTAG
- the LOC27206478 gene encoding ubiquitin carboxyl-terminal hydrolase 12A, producing the protein MGANVSQLEREIGSDLFPPNEHYFGLVNFGNTCYSNSVLQALYFCKPFREKVLEYKAKNKRPKETLLSCLADLFYSIATQKKKVGSIAPKKFITRLRKEKEEFDNYMQQDAHEFLNFLINHINEIILAERNAGPSNGNPKATNQGGSTSAMASSIASKSSSTSNSNSNSNSTTNSNGNSSNSTGSLNANTSVLDASGSLTATTTPIISGNGTGTNGANSEPTWVHEIFQGILTSETRCLNCETVSSKDENFFDLQVDVDQNTSITHCLRCFSNTETLCSDNKFKCDNCCSYQEAQKRMRVKKLPMILALHLKRFKYMEQFNRHIKVSHRVVFPLELRLFNTSDDAVNPDRLYDLTAVVIHCGSGPNRGHYISIVKSHGLWLLFDDDMVDKIEASTIEDFYGLTSDIHKSSETGYILFYQSRDCA; encoded by the coding sequence ATGGGTGCCAATGTGTCGCAGCTGGAGCGGGAGATTGGCTCCGATCTGTTCCCGCCGAATGAGCACTACTTCGGGCTGGTGAACTTTGGGAACACCTGCTACAGCAACTCGGTGCTGCAGGCCCTCTACTTTTGCAAGCCCTTTCGCGAGAAGGTCCTCGAGTACAAGGCCAAGAACAAGAGGCCCAAGGAGACGCTGCTGTCGTGTCTGGCGGATCTGTTCTACAGCATTGCCACGCAGAAGAAGAAGGTGGGCTCGATTGCGCCCAAGAAGTTCATCACCAGGCTGcggaaggagaaggaggagttCGATAACTATATGCAGCAGGATGCCCACGAGTTCCTCAACTTTCTGATCAATCACATCAATGAGATCATTCTGGCCGAGCGGAATGCAGGGCCCAGCAATGGGAATCCAAAGGCCACCAATCAGGGCGGAAGCACAAGTGCCATGGCCAGCAGCATAGCTAGCAAGTCCAGCTCAACGTCCAACTCGAATTCCAACTCCAATTCGACCACAAACTCAAATGGCAACAGTAGCAACTCGACGGGATCATTGAATGCCAATACAAGTGTGCTGGATGCCAGTGGCAGTCTTACGGCCACCACAACGCCTATAATCTCAGGGAACGGAACGGGAACCAATGGGGCCAACTCGGAGCCCACCTGGGTGCACGAGATCTTTCAGGGCATACTCACGTCGGAGACCAGGTGCCTCAACTGCGAGACGGTGAGCAGCAAGGACGAGAATTTCTTCGACCTCCAGGTGGACGTGGACCAGAACACCTCGATAACGCACTGCCTGCGGTGCTTCAGCAACACGGAGACCCTGTGTTCGGACAACAAGTTCAAGTGCGACAATTGCTGCAGTTATCAGGAGGCGCAGAAGAGGATGCGTGTGAAGAAGTTGCCCATGATCCTGGCCCTGCATCTCAAGCGCTTCAAGTACATGGAGCAGTTTAATAGGCACATCAAGGTATCGCATCGCGTTGTGTTTCCACTGGAACTGAGGCTCTTCAACACCTCCGATGATGCAGTGAATCCCGATCGTCTCTACGATCTGACCGCTGTGGTTATCCACTGCGGTTCCGGACCAAATCGTGGCCATTATATATCCATTGTGAAGAGTCACGGACTGTGGCTACTATTCGACGATGATATGGTGGACAAAATCGAGGCTTCCACCATCGAGGACTTCTACGGTCTGACCTCGGACATACACAAGTCCTCGGAGACGGGCTACATACTGTTCTATCAGTCGCGGGACTGCGCCTAA
- the LOC6729164 gene encoding neprilysin-1 — protein MSDPCWTTVFLWLFWLPHLQQNALVSGEDLPPPFQRIYQSEQTVRRSKAQEMGSHVNKSIDPCVDFYAYACGNWKSTLTPQEQLQQQTDRELLLLVEEAVRREDSVIVRQAKELFKSCVSAQAHQSQQQQQFLSEFITQNGGFPAVPGSQWAVHHHDYNWLSVLGGLRLRYGMDILIGLRVGYNYGNVNENSLYLSEPSTLIPSELCTRNRSDIRDSIYEPLEHRVASELKSWLALGHDESARLAADILSFEHELCGGMKGGSFDPWDAEEQLYLANYTRKTLREFSNSIELDLESYVRASFGQDIYKPVYMAAPEYFRQLKRTVGAHNISLVANYIMYRAVSALNFPLDDRPQLRKRECLERTKELLPTALGELYARQFGTEDSRIDLDNLYDTLKTALRQSLGAEWLVEGTQRVGQEKLRNLKLQMPTYERPVILKLQLERGNYWQNLRQLLGVVQSQRNNRLFEEFVPAPSDPVEAYEARVRLRPVQRRLDMGLALLQPPAYDPRYGHAIRYATLGVKLAQQLVMAFDDPHWSVGLLERDNWDGQTAWQYHIRSNCFARQVDNYLRPNVSATTQLITDSAAINVAFRAYLTWLGFQEPNNDFTKLTKETLPDLNYSNTALFFLAYAQQHCSLEETRPRDEQGTPEGYLYSARQNHTWTRLLVNGPLRNSFEFASEFRCPIGSPMNPATKCVIY, from the coding sequence ATGTCGGACCCGTGTTGGACGACAGTATTTTTATGGCTGTTCTGGCTGCCACACCTCCAGCAAAATGCCTTGGTTTCTGGTGAGGATCTACCACCGCCCTTCCAGCGGATCTATCAATCGGAACAGACGGTACGACGTTCAAAGGCTCAGGAAATGGGCAGTCATGTGAACAAAAGCATCGATCCCTGTGTGGATTTCTATGCATATGCCTGCGGCAACTGGAAGTCAACTCTAACACCacaggagcaactgcagcagcaaacaGACCGGGAGCTTCTTCTGCTCGTGGAGGAGGCTGTGAGGAGAGAGGATAGCGTCATAGTTCGACAGGCCAAGGAGCTATTCAAGTCCTGCGTATCGGCACAGGCTCATcagagccagcagcagcagcagttcctcAGCGAGTTCATCACCCAGAACGGAGGCTTCCCAGCTGTTCCCGGTTCCCAATGGGCAGTGCATCACCACGACTACAATTGGCTTAGTGTGCTAGGTGGTCTAAGGCTCCGCTATGGAATGGACATCCTGATCGGACTCCGAGTGGGCTATAACTATGGCAATGTAAACGAGAACAGCTTGTATTTAAGTGAACCGAGCACATTGATTCCCTCCGAATTGTGCACCCGGAATCGCTCAGATATTCGGGACTCCATTTACGAACCCCTTGAGCATCGAGTGGCATCCGAACTAAAGTCTTGGTTGGCATTGGGGCATGACGAATCCGCTCGTCTAGCTGCCGACATCCTTAGTTTCGAGCATGAGTTATGCGGTGGAATGAAAGGTGGATCCTTTGATCCCTGGGATGCCGAGGAGCAGCTCTATCTAGCCAACTACACCCGCAAAACATTGCGTGAGTTCTCGAATTCGATCGAACTAGATTTGGAATCATATGTAAGAGCCAGTTTTGGCCAGGATATTTATAAGCCCGTTTACATGGCAGCACCGGAATATTTTCGCCAACTTAAGCGCACTGTGGGTGCCCACAACATAAGTCTAGTGGCCAACTATATAATGTACCGAGCGGTGTCTGCTCTGAATTTTCCTCTGGACGATCGCCCGCAGTTAAGGAAACGGGAGTGCTTGGAACGAACCAAAGAACTACTTCCCACGGCATTGGGTGAATTATACGCCCGACAGTTTGGAACTGAAGATAGCAGAATAGATTTGGACAACCTTTATGATACATTAAAGACAGCTTTGAGGCAAAGTCTGGGTGCGGAATGGTTGGTGGAAGGCACTCAGCGGGTGGGTCAGGAAAAACTGAGGAACCTTAAGCTGCAGATGCCCACTTACGAGCGTCCAGTGATCCTTAAACTGCAGCTGGAACGTGGCAATTATTGGCAAAATCTCCGCCAGCTGTTGGGAGTGGTTCAGTCCCAAAGAAACAATCGACTTTTCGAAGAGTTTGTACCTGCTCCCTCCGATCCCGTGGAGGCCTATGAGGCCAGGGTGCGACTGAGACCAGTTCAGCGACGTTTGGATATGGGTTTGGCCCTGCTGCAGCCACCAGCCTACGATCCTCGCTATGGCCATGCCATCCGCTATGCCACATTGGGCGTAAAGCTGGCGCAACAGTTGGTGATGGCTTTCGACGATCCCCATTGGTCGGTGGGATTGCTCGAGCGGGATAATTGGGATGGTCAAACAGCCTGGCAATATCACATTCGAAGCAATTGCTTTGCCCGCCAGGTGGACAATTATTTGAGGCCAAATGTAAGTGCCACCACGCAGCTGATCACTGACAGCGCAGCCATCAATGTCGCCTTTCGGGCGTATCTCACCTGGCTGGGTTTCCAGGAGCCAAACAACGACTTTACTAAGCTGACCAAGGAGACTCTGCCAGATCTTAACTACTCAAACACGGCACTATTTTTCTTAGCTTATG
- the LOC27206726 gene encoding uncharacterized protein LOC27206726, with the protein MQAIFILCTVLVCLLVLLRLSWGGGSAESQDVTTTNPKFLVHKDSHSSYDWFKDEIRNRAKDNDLNAITEQELLKSKARFQKLLNILRRQPTKDNYSKDLPVQVDATSDPSNAEDTTILCNPIIDENCGPDSIGPRLSATLLKILA; encoded by the exons ATGCAAGCGATT TTTATATTGTGCACTGTCCTTGTATGCCTGCTTGTATTATTGAGATTAAGTTGGGGCGGCGGAAGTGCGGAGAGCCAGGACGTGACCACCACGAATCCCAAATTTCTAGTGCACAAGGACTCCCATTCTTCATATGATTGGTTCAAAGATGAAATTAGGAACAGAGCGAAGGATAACGATTTGAATGCCATCACTGAACAAGAACTTTTGAAATCAAAAGCAAGATTTCAAAAGCTGCTAAATATTCTCAGGCGGCAACCAACAAAGGATAACTATTCTAAAGATTTACCCGTTCAAGTTGATGCCACTAGTGATCCGTCAAATGCAGAAGATACAACCATCTTATGTAATCCAATTATTGATGAAAATTGCGGACCAGATTCTATTGGACCAAGACTAAGCGCCACTCTACTAAAGATCCTTGCATAA
- the LOC27207665 gene encoding uncharacterized protein LOC27207665, protein MQQSFLVLLLGCVAFANAFGISLPFLNLSTDPVQPPANPKLCTPMEAAPSERVHSLISPSEIPSSTPSDPVVVNGRPVVPLPTLAPISTSTTTQLNRGTYEENVPNLPADCEPTTLGIGTRLSSQLLRILSVLG, encoded by the exons ATGCAACAGAGT tttctagtcCTCCTACTTGGCTGTGTGGCATTTGCCAATGCTTTTGGCATCAGCCTGCCATTTTTAAACCTATCAACGGACCCTGTCCAGCCTCCAGCAAATCCAAAACTATGCACACCTATGGAGGCTGCACCTTCGGAAAGGGTTCACTCCCTGATCTCGCCATCTGAAATACCAAGTAGTACGCCGAGTGATCCCGTAGTCGTAAATGGGAGACCAGTGGTACCTCTACCGACACTTGCACCGATTTCCACTTCAACTACAACTCAGCTCAACAGAGGAACATATGAGGAAAATGTGCCCAATCTTCCGGCGGACTGCGAGCCCACAACCCTGGGTATCGGAACTCGGTTGAGTTCGCAGCTCCTGAGAATACTCTCAGTCTTGGGCTAA
- the LOC27209366 gene encoding uncharacterized protein LOC27209366 — protein MQLSIIVLLLCLVAVANSLAPSQLASKTPSPNVSKGQPSSKEEKPSLKPCKPIETVSSEPKGLGITPKVASITPESAKTSGTTVHKSLDDCEPIPEGIGSRLNARTLQTLVIKNNNKPSF, from the exons ATGCAGCTGAGT ATAATAGTATTGCTCCTGTGCTTGGTGGCCGTTGCAAATTCACTGGCACCAAGTCAACTGGCATCAAAAACCCCATCGCCTAATGTAAGCAAGGGTCAGCCGTCGTCCAAGGAGGAGAAACCCAGTTTGAAACCCTGCAAACCCATCGAGACTGTGAGTTCAGAGCCAAAAGGACTAGGCATCACTCCTAAGGTCGCATCAATTACTCCGGAATCAGCTAAAACTTCTGGCACAACCGTGCATAAAAGTCTGGATGATTGCGAACCCATTCCCGAGGGTATTGGATCTCGATTGAATGCGAGAACTCTTCAAACACtggttataaaaaataataacaaacccTCTTTTTAG
- the LOC27209063 gene encoding uncharacterized protein LOC27209063, which yields MQLSIIFALLGWIAVVNAGGLSQLFLTASNRPSANENYEQPSSKQVLNIKQCHTVETTSLEPNEVLQSTIPPGVSSTRKSVPLPTLAPSSSSTSTEINTDIDSISRKSERRVVPLPTLKPTSTLSPIQVGSDDGQRNVPHSGIMGLIPLATRALELIKERVDESVPNPQKLLPQPTLKPSSTSTTTEVRLETEDQIQEDCETLPDGIGSRLDAKTLKTLVKNQVG from the exons ATGCAACTAAGT ATTATATTTGCGCTTCTTGGCTGGATCGCCGTTGTAAATGCTGGTGGTCTAAGCCAACTCTTTCTAACGGCATCTAATAGACCATCTGCCAATGAAAACTACGAACAGCCTTCATCTAAGCAGgtattaaacattaaacagTGCCATACCGTTGAAACTACAAGTTTAGAGCCAAATGAAGTGCTCCAAAGTACCATCCCGCCTGGAGTTTCCAGTACCAGAAAATCTGTGCCGCTTCCAACTCTTGCTCCCAGCTCCTCCTCAACTTCCACGGAAATCAACACTGATATTGATAGTATATCGAGAAAAAGCGAGAGAAGGGTTGTGCCTCTTCCAACACTTAAACCCACTTCCACTTTAAGCCCAATTCAAGTTGGCAGTGACGATGGCCAAAGGAATGTACCTCACAGCGGTATTATGGGATTAATTCCATTGGCCACAAGGGCACtggaattaattaaagaaagGGTTGATGAAAGTGTACCCAATCCTCAGAAACTTCTACCCCAACCGACTTTGAAGCCATCTTCCACTTCAACCACAACCGAAGTTCGCCTGGAAACGGAAGATCAAATTCAGGAAGATTGCGAAACCCTTCCCGACGGCATTGGATCCCGATTAGATGCTAAAACACTTAAAACGTTAGTTAAAAATCAAGTGGGCTAA